From Paenibacillus sp. PvR098:
GAATCTGTTATTAAACTGGCTACGTCACAGGTTGCCTCCGCGATCACCTCGTCGACCTTGGCGACGGCCGGCGTCTTCGTACCGGTTGCCTTTGTCGGAGGCATCGTAGGCGAGGTATTCAGACCATTTGCCATTACGATCGCAGCAGCGCTTCTGTCTTCATTACTTGTTGCTTTGACCGTTATTCCAATGCTTGCCAAGCTGCTCGTTCTGAACCATAAGAAGCTTAAACACCATGAGGATCCTAACGGCGGAAGGTTCATGACTAGATATAAGAAGCTCCTCGTCTGGACCCTTGATAATCCTAAGAAAACCCTTCTAGCTTCCGTTCTTTTGTTTGTTGTGACGATTGGGGGAACGGTTCCATTTCTGGGATATGAGTTTATGCCAGAAAACAGTACGGCAAAGGATGTTCAATTTTCGATGAAATTGCCGCGTGAAACGTCTTTCGAATCGATGGATCAAAAGGCTAAAGAAGTGGAGCGGATGCTGCTTGAAGCCAAGGCTCCGAATAATGAACCTGCGTTTACCTTTGTAAATACCATGGTCGGTTTTGACTACGGTGAAGATCGGATTGCTTATCATACCTCGATTATGGCAGCGGCATCCGAAGCATCTGATACGAAAGAGCTGCTGGAAGAGATGAAGGTCAAGATCGCCGAGTTGATGCCGGCGGGCTCAGAGGTAACTGGTAATTTGACCGAAGCAGGCGGTGCTCCTGGAGGCGGCGCGGATTTTATCTACATGCTGAAAGGCGAGGATCTGGATCAGCTCATGATTGGAGCTGAGAGGGTTAAAGATAAAATGCGTGAATTCCCGGAGCTGACGGAGATCGAGGACAGCTTAAGCGAGAAGAAATTGGAGCTTGAAGTCAGGGTCGATCAAAACAAAGCGCGCTTGTACGGCTTGTCTTCCGCTCAAATTCTGGATGGTATCCGGAGCTGGCTGGCAGAAGATAGTATCGGCGATCTTCGATTCGACAACACCGTATTTAATACGAAGGTGATGCTCGACGACGACTTCAAGGACTCACAAAACAAAATAGCACAGTTCCAGATTCAGACGCCGACAGGGGCAACGGTTTATTTGAGCGAGGTGGCTCAGGTCCGTCAAATCGATTCTCCGGCGAGCATTACCCGTGAAAATCAAGAGCAATATGTGAGAATCACAGCATCTATTGAAAGTAAAAACAAGGGCGGCGTAAGTAATACAGTCGGTGCGGCGCTGCAATCGGTTGAGCTTCCGAATGGTGTTCGGACTGAAGTTCAAGGCGTTAGCAACGACATTCAACAAACGATTACGGATATGGTCGTTGCCATGGCCGCTGCGATCGGTATTGTTTATCTGATTATGGTCATTGCCTTTGGTAACGCAAGTGCGCCATTCGTTATCTTGTTCTCGCTCCCTCTGGCCGCTATTGGCGGATTCGTGGGACTAGTGATAACGGGAGAAACGATTAATATCACGTCTTTGATCGGCTTCCTTATGCTGATCGGGGTGGTGGTTACCAATGCGATCGTATTGGTTGACCGCGTACAGCAAAACGTAGTGGCCGGGCATTCCATCCGTGATTCGTTGATTGAAGGGGGAATAAGCCGTTTCCGCCCGATTATCATGACTGCTGGGGCTACGATTACGGCGATGCTGCCTATGGCCCTCGGAGCTGCCGAGGGAGGGCTCATATCGAAAGGGTTATCGGTTGTCGTGATCGGCGGACTAACGACCTCTACTATCCTCACCTTGGTTGTTGTGCCTGTTATGTATGAGCTGGTCGAAGGAGCGAAGCAGCGGGTAAGCAGATTGTTCAAGCGGAAAAAGGAAAAGGCTGCTGCCGTTAAGGCAGAACCTGTGACCCAATAAACCAAGATGTGACCGGTAGTTATAGATAAGGAAAAAGGAGAATCGGCAAATGAATCGGACTTTCAATAAAACAGTCAAACATAGTACCAAGGTAATGGGGGCTGTCGTGATCAGCGCGGCTCTCATTACGGGATGCTCTTCTGATCCGTCGGCCCAGCCCACGGCGAGTGCAGCAGAATCTCAACTGAAGACCGTTAGAGTGGCACCAATTGAGAAGAACAAAATCAGTGAGCCTCTGGAACAGGTTGCGGATGTCATTTCCTCCATACAGCTTGATATCGTCACAAAGGCAGGCGGGGATGTCCGGGAAATTCTGAAAAACCGCGGCGACATGGTGGAAAAAAATGAAGTGATTTTCCGTATGGACCCGACGGATGTGCTCATCCAGAAAGAAAAAGTACAGATTGCTTTGGCTACCGCTCAACAGCAGATGACGAAATCGAGACAAGATTTGGCGAATTCCAAGCAGGACCTCCAAAACGGAATTACCAAGCTTGAACAGTCGATTAGAGACATGGAGAAAGACTATAACAAAATGCGCAACGATTACGACATGGGGCTTGTGACTAAATTCCAGCTGGAGCAAATGGAGTCGCAGCTGAACAACCTTCGCCTCGACCTAGAGAGCTCGAATAATAAGCTGAGGACACTTGAAAGCACGAATTCGTTGGCTCAGCTCGAGCAGGCGGTGCAAACATCGAACGTATCTATGCGCGAGATTGAACGCACGCTTGGAAATATGGAAGTGAAGGCTACCGTCAGCGGCGTTCTGACTGAGCTGCCCATCGAGGTAGGCATGTATCTGAATGGAGGGTTCCGTGCAGCCCAGGTGCAGCAGCTTGACCCGATCAAAATCAAGGCGGAGCTAACGGAGGATGCGGCAAAGCTGGTAAGAGGAAAATCGGAGCTTACCTTCTATATTCCGGGCACGATGGATCAAACGAAAGCCAAGGTGAGCTATCTGGCCGATGTCATGAGCTCCCAGTCAAAATCGTATACGCTGGAGCTTGAGGTCCCGAATGCCGACCGTAAGCTCAGACCAGGGATGAAGGCGCAAATTTTGCTTACAGAGGAAAGCGACCAAATGGTAGTAACTATTCCTTCACTCAGTGTTGTGCGTGAAGGCGGTGAAACCTTCGTGTTTGTGCTCGTGGGTGACCTGGCTGAGAAGCGGAAGGTGGAACTCGGACGAGTGAACGAAACGATTCAAGAAGTCATCTCGGGTGTCAATGAAGGCGAACAGCTCATTATCTCCGGGCAGAACCAATTGAAGGACAAAGAGAAAGTACAACTGGCCAAGTAAATTACAACAGACCCGACAGGAGGAAACTCAATTGAACCACAAGTTGAAAAAAACCGTAGCATCCGTTGTCATTACCGCCTCAATCATGAGCACCGGCTACTCTGCTTTAGCTGCTGAGGCTTCGGAGCCTGCAATAAGCGCACAGAAGGTAGCTACATACAAATTGACCGAAGCTTTGGAAGTGGAAGTTAAAAGCGTGTTGAACGAACGTGTACAGGAAGGAACGCGTTTAGGGGTCGTCATTCGAATGAAGAATAACGGCAATACGGTTACGAGAGTACCGGAATATGAGCTGCGCGTAAAGACGAGCGAAGGGATACAATATACCCTTCAGCCTAGCGGAGTCAATGCCAAAGCGATTCAACCTAAAGCCAACACGGAGCTTAGCTACATGACGGTGATCGATCGTACCGACAGCGTGAGCTTGACAGAGGTTAACTGGACAGACGTGGACGTGTATGTGTATCCGAAGAAAGAGACGCTGATCGCAGCGGCTCCCATTCAAGGAGAAGCGTGGAAAGGCATCGATACGCCGATTACGAATCCAACGGCCGTTAAGAAGTGGTCGGAATCCTTCGTTATTCCATCGGTCATCTCACCGATTCAATATACACCGGTAGGCATTAACAAGGAATCGACCATAGAAGGTACCTTCTATGTAGTACAGTTTCTTGCCTACAATCCGGCGAATAAAAGAGAATCTGTTCCAAATTTCGTTGTGGATGGCAAAACGGATGGCAAGATTTACTCGGGTAAACGGGTAGAGCAGGGTATCGTCGCATTGGAGGCTAAGGAACAAAAATATATCCATTTTGCCATCCCTGTCGATCAGGATGCCGTGCTCACCAGCATAAATATTCTCACACCCGAGACATTCGCTCAGGGCGGTGGAGCAGGAGCTGCGGGAGGGCCGGTTACCTACAATGTCGGA
This genomic window contains:
- a CDS encoding efflux RND transporter permease subunit, with protein sequence MNQLSSFSMKNVAAVIIICAMLFAGGGFAATSINQETMPDISLPLVFVSTTYVAPPTDVMEDVTKPLEKAIVGLEGLKKITSTSADNFSTIQVELENGMDPDDAKREIESMLSNVRLPQGASEPKVAKFGFSSIPVYFLAMSGQNGVNQSDLDRIYSDIIDPTLSTLDGIDRLDAVGNQEATLNMKLNMNALINYGLTPTQVSQSIRAALTTSPAGSVDINGNTQMVRVRSDLNSIYALENMKVNTMDGNTVLLKDIAKVEAISESTFLSRLNGEPSISLTLYKAKDANTVEFVSKVETLVAGWEKEFPNVKFTPIMNQAKEVKKSINGMLEKGILGALFASIMILLFLKNIRMTIIVLVSIPLSILITLLVMVPLDITLNIMTLGGLTIAIGRVVDDSIVVIENIYSELVKTQERNESVIKLATSQVASAITSSTLATAGVFVPVAFVGGIVGEVFRPFAITIAAALLSSLLVALTVIPMLAKLLVLNHKKLKHHEDPNGGRFMTRYKKLLVWTLDNPKKTLLASVLLFVVTIGGTVPFLGYEFMPENSTAKDVQFSMKLPRETSFESMDQKAKEVERMLLEAKAPNNEPAFTFVNTMVGFDYGEDRIAYHTSIMAAASEASDTKELLEEMKVKIAELMPAGSEVTGNLTEAGGAPGGGADFIYMLKGEDLDQLMIGAERVKDKMREFPELTEIEDSLSEKKLELEVRVDQNKARLYGLSSAQILDGIRSWLAEDSIGDLRFDNTVFNTKVMLDDDFKDSQNKIAQFQIQTPTGATVYLSEVAQVRQIDSPASITRENQEQYVRITASIESKNKGGVSNTVGAALQSVELPNGVRTEVQGVSNDIQQTITDMVVAMAAAIGIVYLIMVIAFGNASAPFVILFSLPLAAIGGFVGLVITGETINITSLIGFLMLIGVVVTNAIVLVDRVQQNVVAGHSIRDSLIEGGISRFRPIIMTAGATITAMLPMALGAAEGGLISKGLSVVVIGGLTTSTILTLVVVPVMYELVEGAKQRVSRLFKRKKEKAAAVKAEPVTQ
- a CDS encoding efflux RND transporter periplasmic adaptor subunit; this encodes MNRTFNKTVKHSTKVMGAVVISAALITGCSSDPSAQPTASAAESQLKTVRVAPIEKNKISEPLEQVADVISSIQLDIVTKAGGDVREILKNRGDMVEKNEVIFRMDPTDVLIQKEKVQIALATAQQQMTKSRQDLANSKQDLQNGITKLEQSIRDMEKDYNKMRNDYDMGLVTKFQLEQMESQLNNLRLDLESSNNKLRTLESTNSLAQLEQAVQTSNVSMREIERTLGNMEVKATVSGVLTELPIEVGMYLNGGFRAAQVQQLDPIKIKAELTEDAAKLVRGKSELTFYIPGTMDQTKAKVSYLADVMSSQSKSYTLELEVPNADRKLRPGMKAQILLTEESDQMVVTIPSLSVVREGGETFVFVLVGDLAEKRKVELGRVNETIQEVISGVNEGEQLIISGQNQLKDKEKVQLAK